One window of the Rhipicephalus sanguineus isolate Rsan-2018 chromosome 4, BIME_Rsan_1.4, whole genome shotgun sequence genome contains the following:
- the LOC119391913 gene encoding uncharacterized protein LOC119391913, with product MTASVKSKCGLRQGCPLSPLLFMLYIVGLSQKLEASGCGYALRHNEQGRAVTTRVPALIYADDIALLAHSPDELQALLDICGDTMATLHLRFNPQKCGVMVWGPKSYSGEAWSLQGSTLQCTDRVKYLGVHLNTGPRYLEQHEHALRMKATRYRGILGRQTLWAFNRYEVMRGLWKMVAVPGLTYGNAVLCISSGTREFLERRQREAGRVALGVHRQTPIEAIQGDVGWSSFVAREAVAKATYEKRFMRLPSANLARQVWVHTNFASCSTKWARRTRSLRDRYHLPTVCLESTQGE from the coding sequence ATGACAGCATCTGTGAAGAGTAAGTGTGGACTTCGGCAAGGGTGTCCTTTGTCGCCGCTGCTCTTCATGCTCTACATTGTAGGTTTATCCCAAAAGCTGGAAGCATCAGGGTGCGGGTACGCACTGCGGCACAATGAGCAGGGGAGGGCAGTGACGACGAGGGTCCCAGCGCtgatatacgcagacgacattgcGTTGCTGGCACACTCACCGGACGAGCTCCAGGCTTTGCTGGACATATGTGGGGACACAATGGCCACACTCCATCTGCGGTTCAACCCACAAAAGTGCGGCGTCATGGTATGGGGGCCGAAGAGCTACTCCGGGGAAGCATGGTCTCTACAAGGAAGCACCCTACAGTGCACGGACAGGGTGAAGTACCTCGGAGTACACTTGAACACAGGGCCCAGATATCTTGAGCAGCACGAGCACGCACTGAGGATGAAGGCAACAAGATACCGGGGCATCTTGGGTAGGCAGACGTTGTGGGCCTTCAACAGGTACGAAGTGATGAGGGGGCTGTGGAAGATGGTAGCGGTACCGGGGCTGACGTATGGGAATGCGGTGCTGTGCATCTCATCTGGTACAAGAGAATTTCTGGAAAGACGTCAAAGAGAAGCCGGCCGAGTAGCCCTGGGCGTGCACCGACAGACACCTATTGAGGCGATACAGGGAGACGTGGGGTGGTCCTCCTTCGTGGCTCGTGAGGCGGTGGCTAAGGCAACGTATGAGAAGCGTTTCATGCGCCTCCCCAGTGCCAATCTCGCGCGACAGGTGTGGGTGCACACCAACTTTGCCAGCTGCTCAACAAAGTGGGCACGTCGCACACGAAGCCTGCGGGACCGATATCACCTCCCCACTGTCTGTCTGGAATCCACGCAGGGCGAGTGA